AGTGTGATGATCTCCTAACCAGTTCATAGCCATGGGGGTCATGCTCTTAAGTGAAGCCCAACAAGGTGTTGCCCTTTGAGCACTTTGCCTGCAGAGACTGTCATGGAATCAGCCCATTGTCCCAAACTTTTGGAGTAATATGAGGGGAAACAAAAGGAGCTGTCAAAAGCTGGTAAAAATGCGAAGTGCCCAAGATGGGATGTAAGTGAAAATTATAGGAGGGAGAGACCTTTTTGTCAAGCCTCTGCAGAGGGTGAGGATGTTCtgaaatctgtttaaaaagtGACAAAGCAAAGTTGCATCATCTCAAATTTTTCTCAGTGCTCTTCCCTGCCTTTGACATAATCCACCTGGtgacagggatggggagacaGAGACAAAATGTTACACGACTTGTCGGTGAGTGATTGATCCAGGGTCAACACTGGAACCAGACTGCACTGTGGCTGACTCCCAACCCCTCTGCCTGACCCATCCTTGTGCTTGTGTTGGAAACAGGCCTACAAAAGCCATGAGAATGGCTCAGTGGGGCTTGGCTTGTGATCACATTATACAACGGACACGGTCAGTGGAAATTCACCCTTGGGGATTGCAACATGTTCTCTGCACATTTCGTCGCAACCTGTGATAAGGGGGCTATAACCACTCTGCTTTCCAGAAGGTTGGTTGCAGTTACTTATTGACAAAGCACTCAGGCATCAAACTTGCACAATCCCACAAGCCCTATAAATACCAGGCCTTTACCAGCCTCTGCCTCAAGCAAACTTCACCCTCCCTCAGTCTGTCAGGTACATTGCAGGAGCACACAGTCCACAACCGACCAGCAACCATGAGGATCCTCTACCTGCTCTTCGCTGTtgttctcctcctcttccaggctgctccaggtgAGAAGCAAAGTAAACCCTACAAAGGATGAAAGGGCTTGAAAGCAGAGTGTGGGCataggaggaaggaaggaaactgtCAACTGACAGGCAAAATTTGATGCTGTCAGAATGGTTCTACGGATGGGACCGAGAACATCTGTGCTCATGATGGCACACTTCCTAAAAAAGCAACTCACAGACTGGTAGAATCAAAGACTCACAcaatggtttgggctggaagggacttttaagatcatctgtcacactagaccagcttgtcccaagccccatccaacctggctttgaacactttcagctacaacagcttctctgggcaacctgtgccaatgtctcaccaGTCTCACAGGAATCAATTTCTTGCTAATACCGcttctaaatctaccctcttccaacTTAAAACTGTAACCCCTCATCCTAACACTACCTGATTTATTGCATATTTATTCTTCATCATTTGAGACtgaaaacttgtattttaaCATCTTCCCCTTCCCACAGGCTCTGCAGATCCTCTTTTTGCTGACACCATGGAGTGCAAGAGCCAGGGGAACTTCTGCCGTGCTGGGGCATGCCCACCCACCTTCACTGCCTCAGGGTCCTGCCACGGGGGGGTCCTGAAATGCTGTTCAAAGTAAGTGCTGCAGGACTGAAGGACATCAGAGGGTGTTTTGGTCCTACCTCtttatttactgtttctttGGATACTATGCATAATGCCGTGGGGTTTGTAGGCAGCCTCTTGTGACAAAGTCCGGGTGGAGGATGAACAGGTAGATATCATAGGTGTGTGTTAAAGGAGAAAATTCATTTTGATGGaagtgatcatagaatcattttgtttggaaaagacctttaagatcctcaggtccaaccattaacccagtactgccaagaccaccactaacccatgtccctcagcaccacatctacacagcttttaaatccctccagggatggggactccaccactgccctgagcagcctgggccagggcctgacaaccctttcagtaaagaactTATGTATAAAAGTTAAATAGGGTCATGATTACCCAGAATTCAGTggtttttactttattttaaattctgatgACGAGAATTAAGTTTTTTCAAGAAACTATTAGGCAAGtatttaacagtattttcatcCATCTTGGAACAAAAATAtgtcttccttcttttcatttccaaaattacctacaaaactgaattttaaaagggGCAAAATGCTCACAAAATTCTGCTTCTCATTCTCTTCCCTTCGTCCCAGCCCTGTACAGCCCTTAGAAAGATgaagaagaattaatttatcACTGACTGGAGAAAACAGtgtgcatttcatttttcactttggACACCACTTTCTAATAATGTTTGGAATTTCCCTGATGGCAAgattttttccttgcctttagGTTTTGAATATGTTTTTGGGAAATGCACTTTAGCTTAGGATAAAATATATTCCTCAGGCATTTAATGCTTACAATGATTTTGTGCTACTGATGGCCAAGTGATGATCATTGCCAGGTGCAGTGActaccacacacacacaattcaGAGGCAATTTAGGAGAGAATCCTGTATCTTCTGTGAATAAGGACAGGCATGATTATGTAATACATCCCAGCAAGAGATGCTCAGGCAGATCCTCAGCCATTGATATGACTGGACATAACCTGGTTCAAAAATAAAGGGAGAATgcaaatctgtatttatttttttcttaattttccagAACTCCTTAGTCTGTTATTTATAGAATTGTCAGGGTTTAAAGGTTCCCAGAAACTGAAGAAAGTGTGATAAGATGGCTCTAAGGAAGAGGTTTCATAGCATGTGGGGATCCTCAGTCAGACAGTGGCTTCAGGAAACCCAAGTAACACCAATAATAGGACAGGTTTGTTGTCAGGAGATTCAGATGCTAAGGAAGTTTCTACTTAGtaactcagaaaaacaaatgacaCAGAAGAAACCCACTATTAGATGATTTTACCAAAAAATGGTGTGATCCCTCAGTCTCTGTGAACAATTATTCTCTTTAAGAAGCAATTTCTACTCATTGCAAATAGAttgggaggagcagctggcaATCTTCAGCACTAAATTTCAGTAAGAACTGGGGCTGGGAAAGGAACCAGAGCTCCTGAGTTTGTTTCCAGGTGTAATTATTCTACAGAAATACTCTTTCTTGTAAGAATGTACCCATATGTGATATTAATGGATGCTAATATTCAGGATTAAAACTCTTCCTATTGGGCTGTTAGATTTTCAGCTGGATTGATTAATATAGCAGTAGAAGTTGAAACCAACAGGATATTCTGAGGTACAATATGATATTTTTCCAGCTCAGGATTCAACCTACTGAGTTGCTTGAAAAGAAATCTTTGAAATTGGACACAAAGAGTTTGATTCAGCAAGCCTTGGAGTATTTAAACCATCTATACATATCTGGCTGCCAAAGCTCCTGGGGAAacactgcttttctgaagagaTGGCTGGAGGCCAAGCACATACCCCAAAGCTCTCCAAATGGCACTAGACTTGTGTGATTCAGTAACTAAACCAAATccccagggtttttttttggggggtaaGCTGAAGCAAAACTTTATtactggaatcacagaatctcagaatggtttgcattggaagggagcttaaagatcaaCCAGTTTcaacccctcccccccccatgGCAATAGGACTTGTTTGCCAGTGATCGTGGTTCTTGTGGACTGGATGTCTGCAGGCACCTGGCACACATGGGGACCCTTCCATGGAGGCATCTCTATGTAGGTTTTTAAACCTGCAGGCTGAACTCAGCCTGcacattttttctgaaaggtAATTAGCAGATACTGAGGCTTTTAGAGGTTGAGCTTATACTTCAGCAAAATTACAAGACCCTTTGTATCCTTGCAGGATTTCAGCAGAGTAAGAAGAAGCAGCTTTCCTGGGTCAGTGCCCTTGTACCAGCATCAGGTCCACTGCCTCCAGGAGGGGATTTTGATGGATTCCTCCTCTGTCTAAATCCTCCTGCAAATGAGCATGAAAAGAAGCTTCCAGAGGGCACGTCCTGTTAGCACACTGCTTCTGGAGATCCaagtttttctttgctgaagtcactcccttttttgcttttaatacaCAAGCCACTTTGGCACCTTGGCCACCTATTCCAGCCTACCTCACAGGGATGCTTGGATGCTCAGTCACTTCAGGTTCATGCAGTTCTTGGAGGATGTGAagcaaaatatatattattactttattcacacacacaaataaatgtCTTCTTAAACCAATAAGTGTGATCTTTCGTTGTTATTAGCAGTAATTTTCTCTGTGGTTTTGACTCAAGGCTCATGAAgtcatgcaattttttttaaataattaattctttGCAGTCTCACATATTCCCAAGTCATCTGGAAAAGAGAACAGCTAAAACAGCAACCAGTTTTGATACTAAATACTTTAGGATTTAGGATGACAAGACTGAAAGTTGTGTGAGAACTGCACAAGTAACTCTTGATAATGAATGACTGAATTAAAAATGGCAATCAATAAGCACCTCCAGTATTGCAAGCTTTATTTTAgatatctgtgtgtgtgtgtttatacaCACACCTGACTTGATAAATGCAGTGATAGGGTCTGAACTCTCTCTACCCAGAAGCAAGATTTGGGGTGATACATAGACTGTGTCTGAAAACTTCAGGCCTGTGTTCAACAGCAGTCAGAAAAGTGAATTAAATGTCCTGTTTTATTGAGTAGTACAGATATAACCATGAGCACTAATTAACAGTTACACATGCACAATCAATTTCTTCTCCCATCACAACTGGCCATGGAGGCAAGAAGTCAATATTTTGTACTCAATTTCCTACATCTATCTTGAAAAGATAGGGCAACACAGGCCTGAATTCATCCTGGTGCATTGGAAAGAAACTCGGAGCTTTCCCATGGCACTGGAGCCCTTTTAAAATCAACTTCATTGTTCCTTTTGTCTCTGAATTTGGACCTGTATCAAGAGGTGCTCCTTCCTCACAACTgtagccttttcttttttttctaaggagtctaaaaagaaaccaaatgcAAACCacaaaggaaatgcagaacttaaaaagattaaattaacaCAGGGTgtgcaatattttatttcctccttgtCTTAGCTTCCCCATTAAAAGCTTGACAATGTTCTGGTTAGCCTGAAGAAGGCAACATGTTCAGGTATTCCCAGCTATTTTGGAAATTAcaaggtgtcctggtttgagccaggacagaaataattttctttctagtaatttttctttgcagttaagtctcttctaagtagctgcacgTGCTGAAGTTAACAGcctgttttccagtcagtgtctgctcctAGGACTGATAGCATTGATGTTTGTAGTTACTGCCTGTGGAAATgattcttcttccccacataagtctaaacaaaatgccttttaagccagcaaagccCTTCTGCTGATTGTACCCAGCTAAGGGACcaaaccaggcctgctgcttgAGGACAGacgaaagcaaaacaacaggtgtggtacaaggcaggaaggatgggccACAAGTTATGCATTGCCCCGAATAGTTaccgccctaacttggggctcagGGATGTTAAATTGGCTCTGAACATCAGTATGTTCATGCCTTgtggcagtgacactgactggacagggggTCACTGGGGTACAAAAGGCAACGGGTCTTGCAGGTGAGACAGCAGCCTGCTCGGATGCCTGACAgccccctgctgctcctcaggcctgccctgctgtggagcCTGGTGCTGGACTCTGCTGGTCCTGGGGACCTGCCTGGGGACCTGCCTGGGGACCTGCCTGCCCAGGCATCCAGCCTGAGCCCTGACAGTGGGCGCGCCGGGTCCTGACCCCGCTGCCACCTCTGCCACTGGGGAGGAAGCAGCCAGGGGCTGTACTGGGGACTGCACCCCACACAAACCAGGGATGCACCCCACACACAAGCCAGGGCTGCACCCCACACAAGCCAGCGCCGGAGGGAACAACCTCGCCATGGGAGTGTAGTGACTCCATACaactcctccttcctctccccagacTTGCACACACATCACAACCTCTTCAAGGAGGACCCTGTCGGGcttgccctcctccctgcctctcctttgatccacaaccctctctcaGAGAGAACATCCTAAGGGCACAGCACTTTTTGCATCACCTCCCTGAAGGGCACAGCACTTTCACATTACTTCCTTGCTGTATCCCTGGTAGCCTATTTACCATTcttacattttccctaaacctcacCCCTCAGCTTGTGTTAACCTTTAATAAACTGGTTAATTCTTAAACTAAACATTGGCCTTGGTAACAATTTGTGGGCATGGTGAGGGTGGTGTACTAATCTATATATCTAAAATAGGGTCCTGCAGTGGCCgatcctctgtgagaggcaagtGCCACGTGTGAGCCCTGGGGGTCATTTAAAAACCCCTCCAGACTGGGGGGGAAGTCGTGGGAGCAGCTTGACACCCAGTAGCCCCCCTGGCATTGGctcacagcactgctggagggGGGTGTGCAGGAAGGCTCATGGTGATACCTATTGCTATAGAAACCAAGGTCACTTCTTGGTTATGCTGAACTTCTTGTGTGCTGGAactgaaagggaggaaaaaggatcacacctgtgaccctcctgaagggaggagcagaccagatAGGCAaccaaaactgaccaaaggCAGTGTTCCATCCTATGTGTCATACTGGGTATAAAGCTAAGGGATCAtgagggtcaagctctcttcatccatggctggtgtcctgTGAGGGCTCCATCCGTTCATCTGCCTTTGGTCCTGATCCCTGTGTTCCTGAATCTGTGCGTTCCTGAATCCAgttcccatctgctgctgagtccaggAACCCAATCCAGGACTTTCCCAGAGCCAGCCCTGTACTGTGCAAGAAATACTGTGCAATAAGCTGTACTTGTGCAAGAAAAAAGTCTCTTGACTTCTGCAGCTTTGGATCCATAAACTGAGTCTAGATCACTTTCTCCTGAATGAACATTTACACCAGGACCATGATCTGTGTTAAGTGACACCAAGGGCAAGATATTCTACCTACTTGTGTGGCTTCTTAGACAAAAAAGGTCCGAGGATATTGCAATGATCCATGTTCAAAGCTACCTCGAATAATCTGCCCAACTGGATTAATCTTACATTTGTATCAGCAACTAAAAATTTCAGGAACAGTTTTATGGCAAAATGGAAAACTACTCGCAAGATCTCTTGGCCTCCAAAAAAAAGATGGCTGTGTTCAAGGTGTGTATCAAGAACTGTCTCTGAACCATGTCCAAGATTTGTTCAGGAGATGGCTGACTGACCCACTCCTAAGCTACACCAAAGATCTTGATAACACTTAAACAACACACTATCCATTAGCAAGCACATCTCACTGCCCTTAACCTGATTCTGTTCAGCTTACTACTACAGACATGGATGGATGATCTGTTCTCCATCCCTCAAGTTTCTCCTGAAAAAGATCTCTGCTATTAAGTTTGG
The Apus apus isolate bApuApu2 chromosome 3, bApuApu2.pri.cur, whole genome shotgun sequence genome window above contains:
- the LOC127382595 gene encoding gallinacin-10-like, encoding MRILYLLFAVVLLLFQAAPGSADPLFADTMECKSQGNFCRAGACPPTFTASGSCHGGVLKCCSK